CAAAACCAAGATCCATCTATCTTGATGGCAGTAATTAATGATATCTTGGAGACAGACGAAGAGGAATTGGTAAGAGAAGAAGCCGAACTTTAGCTGGTTTTATTTCTTTAATAGAACGATTTTCTTATTTATAGTTTTTTCGTTCGTTGTAATTCTTACAAAATATATTCCCGAATTTAGTTCCGAAAGATTAATCTCTGTCTCTTGATTCAAGGTGCTTTTCTCAAGGACCCGAAGCCCAGATTTATTGAATATCTCAATTTTATAAAAAGTAAAATTCGGACTTTCAGAACGTATTGTGATTTTATCGGTAGTTGGATTAGGTGAAACGCTTAGAACTCCTGCTGATCCTCTTTCCTGTAATCCGACAGTAGGTAATAAATTTACGTTTAGGTTAAAAACGGTGCCAAGCATGTTAATTAGAAACGCATCCTCGAAATCTAGAGTTTTGAAATAATATGTTTCTTCATATAGATTTGCTTGTGACCCCTCAGCAACACCTTTCAGGATATAATTACCGAAACAAAAATTATTGAAACTAAAATAACCATTATCAACAGTTGTTGATGCAATTGGGGTTGTATTATTGGCGTCATACAAATACACTGTAGCATCATTTATTGATTCATTGCCTCCTAAAACCATTCCAGTAATGGAGTCTGTGCAATTGAAGCCTACGTTAATAAAGTCTGTATCTAAGCAACCATTGTTATCAGAAGCCGTGGCATTGTACAGGCCTGCACATAAGTCTACTTCACTAGTAAGAACACCTTCGGGTAAGCTCGAATAGGTAGTGCCTGTAGACCATATTATGTCATAAGGGGCTACCCCGTTAGTTATTTGAGCATTTACTTGTCCATCGCAGTCTAAGCTCGAGTTTTGATTCACCGAACTGAGCGCAACGTTTAGTTCGTATGATGCCACATACAATTCGGAGCAATTATTAATTGGGCCTGCAAATCCAAAACGTAATGCATATGTACCACTATCTAAACCATTGGCAGAAACATTTAATTGAGTTGTATTCTCACCAAGAATTGCAATTCCATTTCTATACCATTGGTAGGAGTTATTACTTGATACAGTATCAGGAGTTCCACTAAGAACCAAGTCTGAAGTGCATAGGTTCCCAGTGCTCTGTATAGTTGTTTCAAATGAGGAAGTGTCTCCATTCAAAATAAAATTGTCAAAAACGAAATAGTTTTGACAATCAAAATTTGCGATAAAATAATTT
The sequence above is a segment of the Flavobacteriales bacterium genome. Coding sequences within it:
- a CDS encoding T9SS type A sorting domain-containing protein produces the protein MKFKVLFLLLPFIFILDCAFAGNEICDNGIDDDSDGLIDLNDKVDCGCSASSSEVLSVLPNSFFEDGACPDEYDLLSNLDRWRNQSIYGEMEARADYINTCDWLPSQISNTGLFPFPNDPNGNTSNGIVAAIWYENWREGFGVCLDNKLHEDEFYKFEFDIGCSTSNYDQNGLGNNCFGNFPDDFDPIDVTLYGNIQCNTLPLANYNNQCPTSAPYNWIELGTITYDPQTSWSRLSISFQSPADILSILVGAPCNLSGTNYFIANFDCQNYFVFDNFILNGDTSSFETTIQSTGNLCTSDLVLSGTPDTVSSNNSYQWYRNGIAILGENTTQLNVSANGLDSGTYALRFGFAGPINNCSELYVASYELNVALSSVNQNSSLDCDGQVNAQITNGVAPYDIIWSTGTTYSSLPEGVLTSEVDLCAGLYNATASDNNGCLDTDFINVGFNCTDSITGMVLGGNESINDATVYLYDANNTTPIASTTVDNGYFSFNNFCFGNYILKGVAEGSQANLYEETYYFKTLDFEDAFLINMLGTVFNLNVNLLPTVGLQERGSAGVLSVSPNPTTDKITIRSESPNFTFYKIEIFNKSGLRVLEKSTLNQETEINLSELNSGIYFVRITTNEKTINKKIVLLKK